The Pseudomonas sp. TH06 genome has a window encoding:
- a CDS encoding VWA domain-containing protein, whose translation MEINLSDLHFLRPLWLLLALFGALLPLIWRRSRDLQRRLRGNIAEHLLPHLLVTPQDNQRLRPVHLLCALLILGSIAAAGPTWEQDRPDFLENRAPLIVAVDLSPSMDATDVQPTRLEAAKHKLHDLIQRRASARTALIAYAGSAHLVLPPTDDPALLDTFIQALGTGLIDKPGKDVGAVIDQAKRLLDAEKTPGSLLLITDGADTAQLDGLAKHLDGSDLQVLVLAVGSEDGGIIRDANGQPRTDANGRPALGSFDSAALKKLASALDAPLGSLTLNDDDLDWIELHAQQHFQSASAEQRGLHWKDAGYWLCWPLLLLALFSVRKGWSVNWVPALALAVGLGWPAAPAQANGLTDAFFTRDQQGRWAFEHGHLPQAAALFVDPYWKGVAAYHAADYDLALATFARQDTPQAYFYLGNIYVRRFKFDQAIAAYTQALKLQPQFPEATANLALAQALLKDTDSAQKNAPKTKPDEVKFDKAPGKGQSKAVKTEQATSDALWLQNLTTSPAKFLKQKFSLQDQAGARP comes from the coding sequence ATGGAAATCAATCTCAGCGACTTGCACTTCCTGCGCCCGTTATGGCTGCTGCTCGCGTTGTTCGGCGCGTTGCTGCCGCTGATCTGGCGCCGCAGCCGCGACCTGCAACGACGCCTGCGCGGCAACATCGCCGAGCATTTGTTGCCCCACTTGTTGGTCACTCCGCAGGACAATCAACGGCTGCGCCCGGTGCATCTGTTGTGTGCGTTGTTGATACTCGGCTCGATCGCTGCCGCCGGGCCGACATGGGAGCAGGATCGCCCGGACTTTCTCGAGAACCGTGCGCCGCTGATTGTCGCCGTCGATCTGTCGCCTTCGATGGATGCCACCGACGTACAGCCGACACGGCTGGAAGCAGCGAAACACAAACTCCACGATCTGATCCAGCGCCGCGCCAGCGCGCGCACCGCGCTGATCGCTTACGCCGGCAGTGCGCATCTGGTGTTGCCGCCGACCGATGATCCAGCGCTGCTCGACACCTTCATTCAGGCCTTGGGCACGGGATTGATCGACAAACCGGGCAAGGACGTCGGCGCGGTGATCGATCAGGCCAAACGTCTGCTCGATGCCGAGAAAACCCCGGGCAGTCTGCTGCTGATCACCGACGGCGCCGATACCGCGCAACTGGATGGCCTCGCCAAACACCTCGACGGCAGCGACTTGCAGGTTCTGGTACTCGCGGTGGGCAGCGAGGATGGCGGCATCATTCGCGACGCCAATGGCCAGCCGCGCACCGACGCCAACGGACGTCCGGCGCTGGGCAGTTTCGACTCGGCCGCGCTGAAAAAACTGGCGTCGGCACTGGATGCGCCACTGGGCAGCCTGACCCTCAACGACGACGATCTGGACTGGATTGAACTGCACGCGCAACAACACTTCCAGAGTGCCAGTGCCGAACAGCGCGGACTGCACTGGAAAGACGCCGGTTACTGGCTGTGCTGGCCGCTGCTGTTGTTGGCGCTGTTCAGCGTGCGCAAAGGCTGGAGTGTGAACTGGGTGCCGGCGCTGGCGCTCGCCGTGGGCCTCGGCTGGCCGGCCGCCCCGGCGCAGGCCAACGGGCTGACCGATGCGTTCTTCACCCGCGATCAGCAGGGTCGCTGGGCGTTCGAGCATGGGCATTTGCCACAGGCCGCTGCGCTGTTTGTCGACCCGTACTGGAAAGGCGTCGCGGCGTATCACGCGGCGGATTACGACCTCGCATTGGCGACGTTCGCACGGCAGGACACGCCGCAGGCGTATTTCTATCTGGGCAACATTTACGTGCGGCGCTTCAAGTTCGATCAGGCGATTGCCGCCTACACGCAGGCGTTGAAACTGCAACCGCAGTTCCCCGAAGCCACGGCCAATCTGGCCTTGGCCCAAGCGTTGTTGAAAGACACCGACAGCGCGCAGAAGAATGCGCCAAAGACCAAGCCGGATGAGGTGAAATTCGACAAGGCGCCGGGCAAGGGCCAGAGCAAAGCGGTCAAGACCGAACAGGCGACGTCGGATGCGTTGTGGTTGCAGAACCTCACCACCTCCCCGGCGAAATTCCTCAAGCAGAAATTCAGCTTGCAGGATCAGGCGGGGGCAAGGCCATGA
- a CDS encoding MdtA/MuxA family multidrug efflux RND transporter periplasmic adaptor subunit — protein sequence MVNHSMQSSPRNSRRWLISLLVLLVIAVLCWKFWPAGSAHKEGGEKAAAGHTGRSGMMRPGFGGGSGPIPVRVAPAVTGDFPLYYKALGTVTALNTINVRSRVGGELVKINFEEGQMVKAGDLLAEIDPRPYQNALLQAEGTLLQNQAQLKNAQVDVERYRGLFKEDSIAKQTLDTAEALVGQYLGTVKTNQAAVNDAKLNLEFTKIRAPIAGRVGLRQVDVGNLVAANDTTFLAVITQTQPISVAFTLPENSLETVLARYRSGAKLPAEAWDRGDTKLQATGVLQSLDNQIDVATGTLKFKARYENRDQSLFPNQFVNVHLLADTLKGVVLAPSAAIQFGTNGTFVYALDGDKKVTIRQLKIGASDGENTVITEGLAAGDRVVLEGTDRLKEGSEVEVVNDSNQVPTTPTEHLQGKSAATPTDATVTEKAKKGA from the coding sequence ATGGTTAATCACTCCATGCAATCATCCCCCCGTAACTCCCGTCGCTGGCTGATCAGCCTGCTGGTCTTGTTGGTTATTGCCGTCCTGTGCTGGAAATTCTGGCCGGCCGGTTCAGCCCACAAGGAGGGCGGTGAGAAGGCTGCGGCCGGACACACCGGACGTTCGGGGATGATGCGTCCAGGCTTCGGCGGTGGCTCCGGGCCGATTCCGGTACGCGTGGCGCCGGCGGTCACGGGGGACTTCCCGCTGTATTACAAGGCGCTCGGCACGGTGACTGCGTTGAACACCATCAACGTGCGCAGCCGGGTCGGCGGTGAACTGGTGAAGATCAACTTCGAAGAAGGGCAGATGGTCAAGGCCGGCGACCTGCTGGCGGAGATCGATCCGCGTCCTTACCAGAACGCCTTGCTCCAGGCCGAAGGAACCTTGCTGCAGAATCAGGCGCAACTGAAAAACGCACAGGTCGATGTCGAGCGTTATCGCGGTCTTTTCAAAGAAGACAGCATCGCCAAACAGACTCTCGACACCGCCGAAGCGCTGGTCGGTCAGTACCTCGGCACGGTCAAGACCAATCAGGCGGCGGTCAACGACGCCAAGCTCAATCTCGAATTCACCAAGATCCGCGCACCAATTGCCGGTCGCGTTGGCCTGCGTCAGGTCGACGTCGGCAACCTCGTCGCGGCGAACGACACCACGTTCCTCGCGGTGATCACTCAGACCCAACCCATCAGTGTCGCCTTCACCCTGCCGGAAAACAGCCTGGAAACCGTGCTTGCGCGTTATCGCAGCGGCGCCAAACTGCCGGCCGAAGCCTGGGATCGCGGTGACACCAAACTGCAAGCCACCGGTGTACTGCAAAGCCTCGACAACCAGATCGACGTCGCCACCGGCACGCTGAAATTCAAGGCCCGCTACGAAAACCGCGATCAGTCGTTGTTCCCTAATCAGTTCGTCAACGTGCACCTGCTGGCCGACACGCTCAAAGGCGTGGTACTGGCACCGTCCGCCGCCATCCAGTTCGGCACCAACGGCACGTTCGTCTATGCGCTGGACGGTGACAAGAAAGTCACCATCCGCCAGTTGAAGATCGGCGCCAGTGACGGTGAAAACACCGTGATCACCGAGGGTCTGGCGGCGGGCGATCGCGTGGTACTGGAAGGTACCGACCGCCTGAAAGAGGGCAGCGAAGTGGAGGTGGTCAACGACAGCAATCAAGTACCCACCACGCCGACTGAACACCTGCAGGGCAAATCTGCCGCCACCCCGACTGACGCCACTGTCACTGAAAAGGCCAAGAAGGGCGCATGA
- a CDS encoding VWA domain-containing protein, giving the protein MWQLDYPWLLLLLPLPWLAYHYLPAYNEARSAVRVPFFSAMSRAVGEAPANAGTRRNVWQLLLNLAVWALILLAAARPVFVEKPIERQQPVRDLMLAIDISQSMETEDFTNASGRKINCLAAVKEVVQGFIDKRKDDRLGLIVFGSGAYPQAPLTLDHASLSLLLADTGIGMAGPNTAIGDAIGLSLKLLDKAHEQEKVLILLTDGNDTSSAITPDHAAEMAANKGVVIHTIGIGDPGASGEAKVNLPGLEQIAKTTGGQFFRAEDRTALDQVYSTLDRLTPHQVKTLSHQPQRELFYWPLGAAILLLALYHLGAMLLPRLSLARQRQEA; this is encoded by the coding sequence ATGTGGCAGCTTGATTACCCTTGGCTGTTGCTCCTGCTGCCGCTGCCCTGGCTGGCTTACCACTATCTGCCGGCCTACAACGAAGCGCGCAGTGCCGTGCGCGTGCCATTTTTCAGCGCCATGAGCCGCGCGGTCGGCGAAGCACCGGCCAACGCCGGCACTCGGCGCAATGTCTGGCAGTTGCTGCTGAACCTCGCGGTGTGGGCGCTGATTCTTTTGGCGGCGGCACGCCCGGTGTTCGTCGAAAAACCGATCGAACGCCAGCAACCGGTGCGTGACCTGATGCTCGCCATCGACATCTCGCAGTCCATGGAAACCGAAGACTTCACCAACGCCAGCGGCCGGAAAATCAATTGCCTGGCGGCCGTAAAAGAAGTCGTGCAAGGCTTTATCGACAAGCGCAAAGACGACCGCCTCGGCCTGATCGTCTTCGGCAGCGGCGCCTATCCGCAGGCACCGCTGACGCTGGATCACGCCAGCCTGTCGCTGCTGCTGGCCGACACCGGAATCGGCATGGCCGGGCCGAACACCGCGATTGGCGATGCGATCGGCCTCAGTCTCAAGCTGCTCGACAAGGCCCACGAGCAGGAAAAAGTGTTGATTCTGCTCACCGATGGCAACGACACCAGCAGCGCGATCACTCCGGATCACGCCGCAGAGATGGCCGCCAACAAAGGCGTGGTGATCCACACCATCGGCATCGGTGATCCGGGCGCGTCGGGTGAAGCCAAGGTCAATCTGCCGGGCCTTGAACAAATCGCCAAAACCACCGGCGGCCAATTCTTCCGCGCCGAAGACCGTACCGCGCTGGATCAGGTCTACAGCACCCTCGACCGCCTCACTCCACATCAGGTAAAAACCCTCAGCCACCAGCCGCAGCGGGAGTTGTTCTACTGGCCGCTGGGCGCGGCGATACTGTTGCTGGCCCTGTATCACCTCGGCGCGATGTTGCTGCCAAGGCTTTCGCTCGCACGTCAGCGGCAGGAGGCCTGA
- a CDS encoding cold-shock protein: protein MAAQTGTVKWFNDAKGFGFITPDDGSADLFAHFSEVRSDGFKSLQEGQKVSFEEKQGPKGLQASNIKAI, encoded by the coding sequence ATGGCAGCGCAAACAGGGACGGTGAAGTGGTTTAACGATGCAAAAGGGTTTGGGTTTATCACTCCAGATGACGGAAGCGCGGATCTATTTGCGCATTTCTCTGAGGTGCGATCCGATGGTTTCAAATCGCTTCAAGAAGGCCAAAAGGTTTCCTTCGAGGAGAAACAAGGCCCTAAAGGACTGCAAGCTTCCAATATTAAGGCGATATAA
- a CDS encoding DUF58 domain-containing protein, producing MNADGLVYVSLAQLMALEFKARDLSFLARQPQGSILAGNHASRLRGRGLNFDELRRYQPGDDLRHLDWRASLRTGKPVVRTFTEERDRPALIVVDQRMSMFFGSQRSFKSAVAAELAALSAWMVFSAGDRVGGLVFNDSRIDSIAPLRSRKRVEALLSRIAEQNQALNAANPDAEGEDQLDKVLQRCLALAGHDHLICIVSDFAGAGECTLQLMRQLSAHNDVIALQVYDPLALKLPNNGRLLITQGQLQVELAVEKRSVHQPLGDFLSGRLKDVATLLRRSRVPLMMFSTAEEAHTQLRAELGKNGARR from the coding sequence GTGAACGCTGACGGTCTGGTCTACGTCTCTCTCGCGCAATTGATGGCTCTGGAGTTCAAGGCCCGTGACCTGAGTTTTCTGGCACGTCAGCCGCAGGGCAGCATCCTTGCCGGCAACCATGCCTCGCGCCTGCGTGGGCGTGGTTTGAACTTCGATGAACTGCGCCGCTATCAGCCGGGCGACGACCTGCGCCATCTCGACTGGCGTGCCTCTCTGCGCACCGGCAAACCGGTGGTGCGCACCTTTACCGAAGAGCGCGACCGTCCGGCATTGATCGTCGTTGACCAGCGCATGTCGATGTTCTTCGGCTCGCAACGCAGCTTCAAATCCGCCGTGGCAGCCGAACTCGCCGCGCTGTCGGCGTGGATGGTGTTTAGCGCCGGCGACCGCGTCGGCGGGCTGGTTTTCAATGACTCGCGCATTGACAGCATCGCCCCGTTGCGCAGCCGCAAACGCGTGGAAGCGTTGCTCAGTCGTATCGCCGAACAGAATCAGGCGTTGAATGCCGCCAACCCGGATGCCGAAGGTGAAGATCAACTCGACAAAGTGCTGCAGCGCTGTCTGGCTTTGGCCGGGCATGATCATCTGATCTGCATCGTCAGCGATTTCGCCGGGGCCGGCGAATGCACCTTGCAACTGATGCGGCAACTGTCGGCGCACAACGATGTGATCGCCCTGCAAGTCTACGATCCGCTGGCGCTGAAACTGCCGAACAATGGCCGCTTGCTGATCACCCAGGGCCAGTTGCAGGTGGAACTGGCGGTTGAGAAGCGCAGCGTGCATCAGCCTTTGGGGGACTTTCTCAGCGGTCGGCTGAAGGACGTCGCCACTCTCCTGCGCCGCAGCCGTGTGCCGCTGATGATGTTCAGCACCGCCGAAGAAGCACACACGCAATTGCGTGCCGAGCTCGGGAAAAACGGAGCGCGACGTTGA
- a CDS encoding MoxR family ATPase has translation MTALSDLNALQASIAESVLGQDQVIRQILLGLLANGHLLLESLPGLAKTRTVKALAKHLDAKMSRIQFTPDLLPSDITGAEVLHQVAGQNEIRFQQGPLFGNLILADEINRAPAKVQAALLEAMEERQITVAGNSHVLPDLFIVVATQNPIEQEGTYPLPEAQMDRFLMKVLLDYPSADNESQVLRLLRAEEFAQGANTAPTKGFSLSQEVIFAARKEVSAVHVSPAIDTYLIDLINATRHPADYDEDLGRWINIGASPRGGIGLDRCARADAWLQGQDFVSPDNVRAVVHPVLRHRLQLSYDAVADGVTADQVLDRILDKVAIPA, from the coding sequence ATGACAGCACTCAGCGACCTCAACGCCCTGCAAGCGAGCATTGCCGAATCGGTGCTCGGCCAGGATCAGGTGATCCGGCAGATCCTGCTCGGCCTGTTGGCCAATGGGCACTTGCTGCTGGAAAGCCTGCCCGGTCTGGCCAAGACGCGCACGGTCAAGGCGCTGGCCAAACACCTGGACGCGAAAATGAGTCGAATTCAGTTCACCCCCGACTTGCTGCCCTCGGACATCACCGGCGCCGAGGTGCTACATCAGGTCGCCGGGCAAAACGAAATCCGCTTCCAGCAAGGGCCGCTGTTCGGCAACCTGATCCTCGCAGACGAGATCAACCGTGCACCGGCGAAAGTCCAGGCGGCGCTACTCGAAGCCATGGAAGAGCGGCAGATCACCGTGGCCGGCAACAGTCATGTGCTGCCGGATCTGTTCATCGTGGTGGCGACGCAAAACCCGATCGAACAGGAAGGCACCTATCCTCTGCCGGAAGCGCAGATGGACCGGTTCCTGATGAAAGTCCTGCTGGACTATCCGAGCGCCGACAATGAAAGCCAGGTTTTGCGTCTGTTACGCGCCGAGGAGTTCGCCCAGGGTGCGAACACCGCGCCAACCAAGGGTTTCAGTCTGTCGCAGGAGGTGATTTTCGCCGCACGCAAGGAAGTCAGTGCGGTGCACGTTTCGCCAGCCATTGATACCTATCTGATCGACCTGATCAACGCCACACGCCATCCCGCCGACTACGACGAAGACCTCGGGCGCTGGATCAACATTGGCGCCAGTCCGCGTGGCGGCATTGGTCTGGATCGTTGCGCGCGCGCCGATGCGTGGTTGCAGGGTCAGGATTTTGTTTCGCCGGACAACGTACGCGCCGTGGTGCATCCGGTGCTGCGTCATCGTTTGCAATTGAGTTATGACGCGGTGGCTGATGGCGTGACTGCGGATCAAGTGCTGGACAGGATTCTCGACAAAGTGGCGATCCCCGCGTGA
- a CDS encoding YciI family protein yields the protein MRFMILVKASADSEAGVMPSEELLTAMGNFNEELAKAGILVAADGLHPSSKGTRVRFSGDKRTVIDGPFIETKELVAGYWIWDVKSKEEAIEWVKRCPNPMPGSDSDIEIRQIFSAEDFGEQFTPELREQEERIRDQAKKS from the coding sequence ATGCGATTCATGATCCTCGTAAAAGCCAGTGCCGATTCCGAAGCTGGCGTCATGCCCAGCGAAGAGTTGCTGACCGCCATGGGCAATTTCAATGAAGAACTGGCCAAGGCCGGCATCCTGGTCGCCGCCGATGGCCTGCACCCAAGCAGCAAAGGCACGCGCGTGCGCTTCTCGGGCGACAAACGTACGGTGATCGACGGGCCGTTCATCGAAACCAAAGAGCTGGTGGCCGGCTACTGGATCTGGGACGTGAAGTCGAAAGAAGAAGCCATCGAATGGGTCAAGCGCTGCCCGAACCCGATGCCGGGCAGCGACTCGGACATCGAGATCCGGCAGATATTCTCTGCCGAGGACTTCGGCGAACAGTTCACACCTGAATTGCGCGAGCAGGAAGAGCGCATCCGCGACCAAGCGAAGAAATCCTGA
- a CDS encoding cold shock domain-containing protein, giving the protein MVRGVVRWVNDAKEYVFITPDGGGPDLFAPFSAIKSDGFKTLKLKEGDRVQFVVIKGPDAMQVSEIQVV; this is encoded by the coding sequence ATGGTAAGAGGAGTTGTGAGGTGGGTTAACGATGCGAAGGAGTATGTGTTTATCACTCCAGATGGCGGTGGCCCGGATCTATTCGCGCCTTTCTCTGCGATCAAATCGGATGGATTCAAAACGCTTAAACTTAAAGAAGGCGACAGGGTTCAATTCGTGGTAATCAAAGGCCCCGACGCAATGCAAGTTTCAGAGATTCAGGTGGTTTAA
- a CDS encoding BatD family protein, producing the protein MNRVAAIASRLTPTEELRRIQNQCRSEPARDGGNPVTQKLCILLLISLFSFSAFAAEPQLKVQAHLQPAEGAMVGGLIELQVDVLTDTWFTSAAALPDLKLDGALVMPPDGQAQHLNQTIDGQSFSGLRYSYLITPNVAQRYDIPALTVRATPAQATSEINAQTAPLQFSAAQPPGFKPGDVPLVATAVRLGQTIINSATPLKVGDSITRQLTLQADGTLAMALPTPTLGDVAGLSRYAKTPQVTTLDDGRGDILGGQRIDSVTYRIDSAGSHTLPAIEVQWWDSGTRQSRTAQVPAVTFDAAANSAYKPLFSITEDLQQLSHNRVHFSAQWLLWLFVLMALVALGYLSRAPLTRACRAMQARKQARHAAWLQSPDYAWQQINPQLDARPPQLSALYLWLRRSRLGLQLVAAGPRLQGLLRGLYGREPAAEKTLAQLRQSLTTLHSQAGQQQQKSTPALRPLNPVHDKDCS; encoded by the coding sequence ATGAACCGAGTCGCAGCTATCGCGAGCAGGCTCACTCCTACAGAGGAGCTTCGGCGTATACAAAACCAATGTAGGAGTGAGCCTGCTCGCGATGGCGGCAACCCAGTCACCCAAAAACTCTGCATCCTGTTGTTGATCAGTCTGTTCAGCTTCAGTGCCTTTGCCGCCGAACCCCAGCTCAAAGTCCAGGCCCACCTGCAACCCGCCGAAGGCGCCATGGTCGGCGGTCTGATTGAACTGCAAGTCGACGTCCTCACCGACACCTGGTTCACCAGCGCCGCCGCCCTGCCCGACCTCAAACTGGACGGCGCGCTGGTCATGCCGCCCGATGGCCAGGCGCAGCACCTCAACCAGACCATTGACGGCCAATCCTTCAGCGGCCTGCGTTACAGCTACCTGATCACCCCAAATGTCGCGCAACGCTACGACATCCCGGCGCTGACCGTGCGCGCCACACCCGCGCAGGCGACCAGCGAAATCAACGCTCAGACCGCACCTTTGCAATTCAGCGCCGCCCAGCCGCCCGGTTTCAAGCCCGGTGATGTGCCGTTGGTGGCAACCGCAGTGCGCCTCGGCCAAACCATCATCAACTCGGCCACGCCGCTGAAAGTGGGTGACAGCATCACTCGGCAACTGACCTTGCAAGCCGACGGCACATTGGCGATGGCCCTGCCGACACCGACCCTGGGCGATGTCGCCGGCCTCAGCCGTTATGCAAAAACACCGCAGGTCACCACGCTCGATGACGGGCGCGGCGACATCCTCGGTGGTCAGCGTATCGACAGCGTGACCTACCGCATCGACAGCGCCGGCTCGCACACCCTGCCCGCCATCGAAGTGCAATGGTGGGATTCAGGCACCCGGCAATCACGTACCGCACAAGTACCCGCAGTGACCTTCGACGCAGCGGCGAACAGCGCCTACAAACCGCTGTTCTCAATCACTGAAGATCTTCAGCAACTAAGCCACAACCGTGTGCATTTCTCTGCGCAATGGCTGCTGTGGCTGTTCGTTCTCATGGCACTCGTAGCGCTCGGTTATCTGAGTCGTGCGCCGCTCACCCGCGCCTGCCGCGCCATGCAAGCGCGCAAGCAGGCGCGGCACGCCGCGTGGCTGCAATCGCCCGACTACGCCTGGCAACAAATCAATCCGCAACTCGACGCCCGCCCGCCACAGTTGAGCGCGTTGTATCTATGGCTGCGCCGCAGTCGCCTGGGTCTGCAACTGGTCGCTGCCGGCCCACGTCTGCAAGGGCTGTTGCGCGGGCTTTATGGCCGCGAACCGGCCGCTGAAAAAACCCTGGCTCAACTGCGCCAATCGTTGACTACGCTTCACAGTCAGGCCGGACAACAGCAACAAAAATCAACTCCGGCCCTGCGCCCGCTCAACCCCGTTCACGACAAGGATTGCTCATGA
- a CDS encoding DUF4381 domain-containing protein: MNPNVPSIEQLKELGLPAPVSYAPQTWGWWVLLGLLIVLAIVVGVRRHLQWRRDQYRREALVRLAQLRDRSDDLNALRELPELLKRVALSMPAKSSGRNPIPVGVSLLAIGSSHPTHSSTDRSLSRAGSLLQGVAALGREDWQGFLQRHSKKQLPADFSEQLAQLAYAPDDTLRALPAEQRLALFDTCQYWVEHHHVAA; the protein is encoded by the coding sequence TTGAATCCGAACGTCCCGAGCATCGAACAACTCAAGGAGTTGGGCCTGCCCGCGCCGGTCAGCTATGCGCCGCAGACGTGGGGCTGGTGGGTGCTGCTGGGGCTTTTGATCGTACTGGCGATCGTGGTTGGCGTGCGACGTCATCTGCAATGGCGGCGTGATCAATATCGACGTGAAGCGCTGGTGCGATTGGCGCAACTGCGTGATCGCAGCGATGACCTCAATGCGCTGCGCGAATTGCCTGAACTGCTGAAACGCGTAGCCCTCTCGATGCCCGCAAAATCATCTGGTCGAAACCCGATCCCTGTAGGAGTGAGCCTGCTCGCGATAGGGTCATCACATCCAACGCATTCATCAACTGATCGATCGTTATCGCGAGCAGGATCACTCCTACAGGGGGTTGCGGCGCTTGGAAGGGAGGATTGGCAAGGCTTTTTACAGCGGCACAGCAAAAAGCAGCTCCCGGCGGATTTCAGCGAGCAACTCGCTCAGTTGGCCTACGCCCCCGACGACACCTTGCGCGCCCTCCCCGCCGAACAACGTCTGGCGCTGTTCGACACCTGCCAATACTGGGTGGAGCATCATCATGTGGCAGCTTGA
- a CDS encoding cold-shock protein, which produces MATGKIKFFNDTKGFGFIAQDDGGKDLYAHSTGFIPEAFTSTSIAENLKVSYEVKNDGKEPRAINIRPI; this is translated from the coding sequence ATGGCAACAGGAAAGATAAAATTTTTTAACGATACCAAAGGGTTTGGATTTATCGCTCAGGATGATGGGGGTAAGGACTTATATGCGCATTCCACCGGTTTCATACCCGAGGCTTTTACATCTACATCGATTGCTGAAAATTTGAAGGTTTCGTATGAAGTAAAAAATGATGGCAAAGAACCCCGCGCCATAAATATCCGACCGATATGA
- a CDS encoding transporter, translating to MAPLLSVADNARDWQNLPTDLNMVFGYYNRIDTNTPIDTALPIDGLSLDANLYIARFARSFAIDGRNSAIQILQPYADISASFDNAQFFNGTKHNGGMADTQVVLVHNIFGGPALTKEEFANWTPETFLTGALWVTAPTGDYDKDRIINIGSNRWAFKPEVAFGTPIGPTWLEFNTYVSLYGDNDDYHGDGKLEQKALYAVEGHYSYTINRALWASLDATYSRGGETKINGDWQDNKQENGLLGATVGFMLSPQFGGLIAYSDTVSERTGSPDVNTWTLRLQYAW from the coding sequence ATGGCGCCACTGTTGAGCGTTGCGGACAACGCGCGCGACTGGCAAAACCTGCCCACCGATCTGAACATGGTGTTTGGTTATTACAACCGTATCGATACCAACACGCCGATCGATACGGCGCTGCCGATCGACGGCTTGTCCCTCGACGCCAACCTGTACATCGCCCGATTTGCCCGATCGTTTGCAATTGACGGGCGCAACAGCGCGATCCAGATCTTGCAACCCTATGCCGATATTTCGGCGTCCTTCGACAATGCGCAGTTTTTCAACGGTACCAAACACAATGGCGGTATGGCCGATACCCAGGTGGTGCTGGTGCATAACATTTTTGGCGGCCCGGCGCTAACCAAGGAAGAGTTCGCCAACTGGACGCCGGAGACGTTCCTCACCGGCGCACTTTGGGTAACCGCGCCTACAGGCGATTACGACAAGGACCGGATCATCAACATCGGCTCGAATCGTTGGGCATTCAAACCGGAGGTTGCCTTTGGTACCCCGATTGGCCCTACCTGGCTCGAATTCAATACCTATGTGTCGTTGTACGGTGACAACGACGACTATCACGGTGACGGCAAGCTCGAACAGAAAGCGCTTTATGCCGTTGAGGGTCACTACAGCTACACCATCAACCGCGCTTTATGGGCCTCACTCGATGCGACGTACAGTCGTGGCGGCGAAACAAAAATCAACGGCGACTGGCAAGACAACAAACAGGAAAACGGCCTGCTGGGCGCCACTGTCGGCTTCATGCTGTCACCTCAGTTTGGTGGGCTGATCGCCTACTCGGACACGGTCTCCGAACGCACCGGTTCACCGGATGTAAACACTTGGACGTTACGTCTGCAGTACGCCTGGTAG
- the tpx gene encoding thiol peroxidase encodes MAQVTLKGNPVQVNGQLPQAGSKAPAFSLVAGNLSDVTLKDFAGKRKVLNIFPSVDTPTCATSVRKFNAQANEVANTVVLCISADLPFAQARFCGAEGLENVQNLSTLRGAEFIENYGVAIADGPLKGLTARAVVVLDENDNVLHSELVKEIAEEPNYEAALAVLK; translated from the coding sequence ATGGCTCAAGTCACCCTTAAAGGCAATCCGGTTCAAGTCAACGGCCAGTTGCCACAAGCCGGTTCCAAGGCGCCAGCCTTTTCTCTGGTTGCCGGCAATCTGTCCGACGTCACCCTGAAAGACTTTGCCGGCAAGCGCAAAGTGCTGAACATCTTCCCAAGCGTCGATACCCCGACCTGCGCTACTTCCGTACGCAAGTTCAACGCTCAGGCCAACGAAGTGGCCAACACCGTGGTGCTGTGCATCTCGGCTGACCTGCCGTTCGCTCAGGCCCGTTTCTGCGGTGCCGAAGGCCTGGAAAACGTGCAGAACCTGTCGACCCTGCGCGGTGCCGAGTTCATCGAAAACTACGGCGTGGCCATTGCTGACGGTCCTCTGAAAGGCCTGACTGCCCGCGCAGTCGTGGTTCTGGACGAAAACGACAACGTCCTGCACAGCGAACTGGTCAAGGAAATCGCTGAAGAACCGAACTACGAAGCTGCACTCGCCGTTCTGAAATAA